A region from the Candidatus Babeliales bacterium genome encodes:
- the tilS gene encoding tRNA lysidine(34) synthetase TilS produces the protein MSILETIKQFITKHTLIKRNDTIIIGLSGGPDSVFLLHTFVALQEKYNLTLIAAHLNHEWRAEADSEQQLCQTIAAQFNIPFVTAKLSSLSQNKKYNGSKEEFARHMRRQFLQSVLHEHNAHSIALGHHAQDQQETFFIRLIRGTSLAGLTGMHPKHGLYIRPLLETNKADILQWLNTHNITYAVDASNASPNYLRNRIRSTVLPALTACDERWNNNFLTTLNRIQQDDALLNEIALTTLHNLIETIDDKRTLNVSPFIATNPSLRHRIIILWLIHNNVQFPTTQAFLDEIIRFLCNPSGGTHTIHEQWSLVKKQGKVFILKI, from the coding sequence ATGAGTATTTTGGAAACAATCAAACAATTTATCACAAAACATACGCTCATTAAGCGTAACGACACAATTATCATCGGGCTCTCAGGAGGGCCCGATTCTGTATTTTTGTTACACACGTTTGTTGCATTGCAAGAAAAATATAATCTGACTCTTATTGCCGCACATCTTAATCATGAATGGCGCGCGGAAGCTGACAGCGAACAACAACTCTGCCAAACCATTGCAGCACAATTCAACATTCCCTTTGTTACAGCAAAACTGTCATCACTATCTCAAAACAAAAAATACAACGGTTCAAAAGAAGAATTTGCACGTCATATGCGTCGTCAATTTTTGCAAAGTGTTTTGCACGAACACAATGCACACAGCATTGCACTGGGTCACCATGCACAAGATCAACAAGAAACATTTTTTATTCGCTTAATTCGCGGAACAAGTCTTGCAGGTTTAACTGGTATGCATCCAAAACATGGTCTTTACATTCGACCATTACTAGAAACAAATAAAGCCGACATTTTACAATGGCTCAACACACACAACATTACATATGCTGTTGATGCAAGCAACGCATCTCCCAATTATCTTCGCAACCGCATCCGCTCAACAGTGCTACCAGCACTTACTGCATGTGATGAACGTTGGAATAACAACTTTCTCACAACACTCAATCGTATACAACAAGATGATGCATTGCTTAATGAAATTGCTCTGACAACATTACATAATCTTATTGAAACCATAGACGATAAACGCACACTAAATGTATCGCCATTTATCGCAACTAATCCATCATTGCGCCACCGCATTATCATATTGTGGTTAATTCACAACAATGTGCAATTCCCTACTACACAAGCCTTTTTGGATGAAATTATTCGCTTTTTGTGCAACCCTAGTGGCGGTACTCATACTATTCATGAACAATGGTCTTTGGTTAAAAAACAGGGTAAAGTTTTTATATTGAAAATTTAA